The Panthera uncia isolate 11264 chromosome C2, Puncia_PCG_1.0, whole genome shotgun sequence genome contains a region encoding:
- the LOC125922067 gene encoding keratin-associated protein 21-1-like: MNGMFCQLLTVYKGPRLVEDTQFTTSSHNPREFSSLDKMCCNYGNSCGYGYGYGYGCGCGPYYGCGYGSGYGCVNGTRYGCGYGYGSSCCGYQPFCYRRCYSSCW, from the coding sequence ATGAATGGTATGTTCTGCCAATTACTGACAGTATATAAAGGTCCAAGGCTAGTAGAAGACACACAGTTCACCACATCCTCTCACAACCCACGTGAATTCTCTTCTCTTGACAAGATGTGTTGCAACTATGGCAACTCTTGTGGCTATGGCTACGGGTATGGCTATGGCTGTGGATGTGGTCCCTATTATGGCTGTGGTTATGGCTCAGGGTATGGCTGTGTCAATGGCACCAGATATGGCTGCGGCTATGGCTATGGCTCCAGCTGCTGTGGCTACCAGCCATTTTGCTATAGAAGATGTTATTCCTCTTGCTGGTAG